Proteins encoded together in one Triticum dicoccoides isolate Atlit2015 ecotype Zavitan chromosome 7B, WEW_v2.0, whole genome shotgun sequence window:
- the LOC119340852 gene encoding uncharacterized protein LOC119340852 yields the protein MQEAGMSALWNTVHGWFTPWVLFLVLHLIVATIFVTSRATSSAGSGEGAPAGAVGERRSLSLGDSMAIDRPHFTAPAPEAPVTGVLDLGQPDEQPPPLQMEPEDQGKHDAFTKEGEHDEHTHMERSMSEAAVEAELPRLPTRLRMSASDKPALAHFVAELDTKEVEERRRATRRDAECRRPLVAEPEEPASEVEIEEAGCEVDARADEFINKFHHQLKMQHMDSFMRSRKRLQRRRATVVPEAR from the coding sequence ATGCAGGAGGCGGGAATGTCTGCGCTGTGGAACACCGTTCACGGGTGGTTCACCCCATGGGTGCTGTTCCTCGTGCTACACCTCATCGTCGCCACCATATTCGTCACCTCCAGGGCCACGTCCTCGGCGGGGAGCGGAGAAGGCGCTCCGGCCGGGGCTGTCGGCGAGAGGAGGAGCCTATCCCTCGGGGATTCAATGGCAATCGACCGGCCCCACTTCACCGCTCCCGCCCCTGAGGCCCCGGTGACCGGAGTACTGGATCTGGGACAGCCCGACGAGCAACCGCCGCCGCTCCAGATGGAGCCGGAGGATCAGGGTAAGCACGACGCGTTTACAAAAGAGGGTGAGCACGACGAGCACACGCACATGGAGAGGAGCATGTCGGAGGCGGCGGTCGAGGCCGAGTTGCCACGGCTGCCGACGCGGCTGCGCATGTCCGCGAGCGACAAGCCGGCGCTCGCGCACTTCGTGGCCGAGTTGGACACCAAGGAGGTGGAGGAGCGCAGGCGGGCGACGAGGAGGGACGCGGAGTGCCGCCGCCCCCTGGTGGCGGAACCGGAGGAGCCGGCGTCGGAGGTGGAGATCGAGGAGGCCGGCTGCGAGGTGGACGCTCGCGCTGACGAGTTCATCAACAAGTTCCACCACCAGCTGAAGATGCAGCACATGGACTCATTCATGCGCTCCCGGAAGAGGCTCCAGCGCCGCCGGGCGACCGTGGTGCCAGAGGCGCGCTAG